In Rhizoctonia solani chromosome 7, complete sequence, one DNA window encodes the following:
- a CDS encoding proteophosphoglycan 5 → MPANYLEIPSEARALRKHIQDQTLAYAKRYITTDYVQFTEQGVAEVIFSACLHPVSPHAPTDISLPVDPVNKLLASRAQDLVPYTEEFKLSVEEQHAVKGVFGRVLGLKKRPIPSLEGMLAEEPSKHNSPLRPLSPILTSRARRETPRILQRPPKQVLGMLPSNMDEILEKARIHPVKEEKIVDEILDRDQYLDLGYTMTPEMIEEFRELMARLPTKNKNVSPEGYQAFLRAESPLPERNFPRAISPPLFPRSETIGLGGKGKAGTIGKEESLSGLLATVGPVLVPVDNHDFSLDGIAQESMKMLCGDMDHLPESPSPSPSHLEPPTLQWSSSDAAQPSSPHPQTPRPSHPSEMAFLASSPPDSYARITKIAKFDEVLFPKDQMRGRKLPPKNDQPKFSEFIAGLNCPVPIRPPQHIAPSIATILVPGTPSATSRSDSVVGQPNDEVDELADDYSAGILTRTGSRNPSRRTSRNFSRKGSKLSRVASTVSIQTGSQASVPSDVDQLADDDTLVACVVEQLTEGVGDPFEYIMKERFEEKEMFMLDVPDLPPPNVHKRDGPPIPANLADTSSQIGLSRAGGIQSLQLELDWRVTIPGERPPTHEQVVKVDAPYGDETKSEAKGMIKSFLARLDREPAAAGVFEEEEPEVDMGGIRARDDMKLVLTKEEREMLYGARRKPQLVDDEHFDDSIPTGIHESVAEEGAPVPTQTSFVPLSFGSERPEEIWDMDSQPIEYEESDYPVHKVAGQENELEYQEHHTLEPQTHTGYEPESTCYGDSGDQGYGQPKEYLNDEDEQPPIYQDELDSQVAIEKDQTQGQHLVDDWFEILEQTQEDPRSNHQVDYIEVEDSPPPIRTLSNDVARVLVRPDSTNLEIPLEWKDVQPSHLVKHKLASFMHVRTGKPQPVTDMDVRPRSLEPEPYPDPERTGPYPIPSDIQAMLTLAPKELEDSGPVRYRIVCSMQVIQNRALVQALEHPNVNLELIERGGEVAGVFPWQDTSPPLHGASLAIDPCTAVILVPLADLPCPDAVPALSRLLQSLLSRYDTISLVLEAYSKSKSNIELDPFTPPARKALASVRRAVALINGSLNRVGVRVGIARCAEECAKLVRRVVCLAAQEWDGAWEVWGTREWIGDEEFFEEPELSSVPGMNLFASITILAQTTIDELLTMSPEERSRLFEPSVGPVRIAALNDAIERGRERVERMEGVE, encoded by the exons ATGCCCGCTAATTACTTGGAGATTCCCTCCGAGGCGCGAGCGCTCAGAAAACATATACAAGACCAGACATTGGCGTATGCAAAGCGCTACATCACCACCGA CTATGTACAGTTCACAGAGCAAGGTGTCGCAGAGGTT ATCTTCTCGGCGTGCCTTCATCCCGTGTCTCCGCATGCCCCAACCGACATTTCACTCCCTGTCGATCCGGTAAACAAGCTCCTGGCGAGTCGAGCACAAGACCTCGTACCCTACACCGAAGAGTTCAAACTGTCTGTCGAGGAACAACATGCCGTCAAGGGTGTTTTCGGGCGGGTGTTGGGATTAAAAAAGAGACCGATACCGAGTTTGGAAGGGATGCTGGCTGAGGAGC CAAGCAAGCACAACTCGCCTTTGCGCCCGCTATCTCCTATACTTACTTCCCGAGCACGCAGAGAGACGCCAAGGATACTACAACGTCCTCCGAAACAGGTTTTAGGAATGTTGCCTTCCAATATGGACGAAATACTCGAAAaagcgcgcatacatccggTCAAGGAAGAAAAGATTGTGGATGAAATATTGGATAGAGATCAATATTT GGATTTGGGATACACGATGACTCCTGAAATGATCGAGGAGTTCCGAGAATTAATGGCCCGTCTCCCGACCAAGAACAAAAATGTCTCGCCAGAAGGATACCAAGCATTCCTCAGAGCCGAGTCTCCACTTCCAGAGAGAAATTTTCCCCGAGCAATATCACCACCTCTATTCCCCAGGAGTGAGACTATTGGGCTCGGAGGAAAGGGGAAAGCAGGGACCATCGGGAAAGAGGAATCCTTGAGTGGGCTCTTGGCTACAGTTGGCCCGGTGCTCGTACCTGTCGATAATCATGACTTTAGTTTGGATGGGATAGCACAGGAGAGCATGAAAATGCTTTGCGGGGATATGG ACCATCTACCCGAGtctccttctccttctccgTCCCATCTCGAGCCCCCAACTCTCCAGTGGTCCTCATCAGATGCGGCCCAACCATCTTCTCCGCACCCTCAAACACCACGACCCTCGCATCCTAGTGAAATGGCATTCCTAGCTAGTTCGCCTCCCGACTCGTACGCAAGGATAACCAAGATTGCAAAATTCG ACGAAGTCCTGTTCCCAAAGGACCAAATGAGGGGAAGAAAGTTGCCTCCCAAAAACGACCAGCCCAA GTTTTCCGAATTTATAGCAGGTCTTAATTGCCCTGTCCCAATCCGTCCTCCTCAACATATCGCTCCATCAATCGCAACAATTCTCGTGCCGGGAACTCCTAGCGCAACCTCACGGAGCGACTCGGTGGTTGGACAACCAAACGATGAAGTCGACGAGCTCGCAGACGACTATTCAGCCGGGATCTTGACCCGGACAGGGTCGAGAAATCCAAGTCGGAGGACCTCGAGGAATTTCAGTCGGAAGGGTTCCAAGCTTAGCAGGGTCGCTTCGACGGTTTCGATCCAAACAGGAAGCCAAGCGAGTGTTCCGTCTGATGTGGATCAGTTGGCAGATGATGATACTCTTGTCGCATGTGTTGTTGAACAATTGACAGAGGGGGTCGGGGATCCATTTGAGTATATTATGAAGGAAAGGTTCGAAGAGAAGGAAATGTTCATGTTGGACG TTCCGGACTTGCCTCCTCCAAACGTGCATAAGCGGGATGGCCCACCTATCCCTGCCAACCTTGCAGACACCAGCTCTCAAATCGGACTTTCTCGAGCGGGAGGTATCCAGTCGTTGCAGCTCGAGTTGGATTGGAG GGTAACGATACCTGGCGAACGGCCTCCCACTCACGAGCAAGTCGTCAAGGTAGATGCTCCTTATGGAGATGAGACCAAATCCGAAGCAAAAGGGATGATAAAATCCTTTTTGGCGAGGTTGGATCGGGAGCCTGCCGCTGCAGGAGTAttcgaagaggaagaacccgaGGTTGACATGGGTGGAATCCGGGCGAGGGACGACATGAAACTCGTCTTGACCAAAGAAGAGCGGGAGATGTTGTATG GGGCGAGACGGAAACCCCAGCTCGTAGATGACGAACATTTCGATGACTCGATTCCAACCGGTATCCACGAGTCCGTTGCGGAGGAAGGAGCCCCAGTACCTACGCAAACCAGCTTTGTCCCACTTTCATTTGGATCAGAGCGGCCGGAAGAAATTTGGGACATGGATTCACAGCCTATTGAATACGAAGAATCCGATTATCCAGTCCACAAGGTCGCTGGACAAGAAAACGAGCTGGAGTACCAAGAGCATCACACTCTGGAACCGCAAACTCACACAGGATACGAACCAGAGAGTACATGCTATGGCGATTCAGGGGACCAGGGTTACGGTCAACCGAAGGAATATCTCAATGACGAGGACGAGCAGCCGCCCATTTACCAAGACGAACTGGATTCGCAAGTTGCGATCGAGAAAGACCAGACGCAAGGACAGCACCTCGTGGACGATTGGTTTGAAATCCTGGAGCAGACACAGGAGGACCCTCGATCAAACCACCAAGTCGACTACATCGAGGTCGAGGACTCGCCGCCGCCCATTCGCACCCTGTCCAACGACGTTGCTCGCGTACTCGTTCGTCCCGACTCGACCAACCTGGAGATTCCGCTAGAATGGAAAGACGTTCAACCTTCTCATTTGGTCAAACACAAGTTGGCATCGTTTATGCATGTCAGGACGGGAAAGCCTCAGCCTGTTACGGACATGGACGTTCGACCTCGTTCTCTAGAGCCAGAGCCGTATCCTGACCCAGAACGAACAGGGCCGTATCCTATTCCTTCAGATATCCAAGCCATGCTTACCCTCGCACCCAAGGAACTCGAAGACTCTGGACCCGTACGGTATAGGATCGTATGTAGTATGCAAGTCATCCAGAACCGCGCGCTTGTTCAAGCCCTCGAGCATCCAAACGTAAACCTCGAATTAATTGAACGAGGTGGAGAAGTAGCAGGGGTTTTCCCATGGCAAGACACAAGCCCGCCTCTCCATGGAGCCTCGCTCGCAATCGACCCTTGTACCGCAGTGATACTTGTCCCCTTGGCGGATTTACCTTGTCCAGATGCGGTCCCTGCTCTTTCCCGGTTGCTTCAAAGTCTCCTAAGCAGATACGACACCATCTCGCTCGTCCTCGAAGCATATTCCAAGTCCAAGAGCAATATTGAATTGGACCCGTTTACACCGCCTGCTCGAAAGGCACTTGCGTCGGTTCGGCGAGCTGTTGCGCTGATCAATGGGAGTTTGAACAGGGTGGGTGTGAGAGTTGGGATCGCGAGATGCGCAGAAGAGTGTGCGAAGTTGGTACGGCGTGTTGTTTGTCTCGCGGCGCAGGAATGGGACGGCGCATGGGAAGTGTGGGGAACGAGAGAATGGATAGGGGATGAAGAGTTTTTC GAAGAGCCAGAGCTGAGCTCTGTGCCCGGGATGAACCTATTTGCATCCATCACGATTCTAGCTCAAACGACGATTGATGAGTTGTTGACTATGAGTCCGGAAGAACGAAGTAGGCTGTTTGAGCCCTCTGTCGGTCCTGTGCGAATC GCTGCGTTAAACGATGCGATCGAGCGGGGTCGGGAGAGAGTCGAGCGGATGGAGGGTGTAGAGTAA